The genomic region ACGTCGCTCGAGAGCCCCTGCGCCGCGCCGTAGACCGTCCAGCCGCCCTGGCTGGGGGCGGGCGTGAGCGTGACGCCGCCGTCGGTCCCGCCGTCGGTCCCGCCGTCCGCGCCGCCGCCGTCCGCGCCGCCGCCGTCCGCCGGGCCGGCGTCGGGGGCGCCGCCGTCGGGCGCGCCGGCATCCGCGCCGCCGTCTCCGCCACCGTCCCCGGTCGCGCCGCCGTCCGCCGCGGGCGAGGTGCCGCCGTCGTCCTGGTTCTCCTGAACGCCGCCGCCCGCCGGCGTCCCGGACGCGCTCTTGCCGCAGGCGAGGGAGAGCGCCGCCAGCACCGCCACGAGAGCTCCCCGCCGTCCCGCCATCGTCGCCTCCGCCGCGGCGGGGCGACCCTCGCTGGGGACGGGCGCCCGGCCGGCGAGTGGAAAGCTGCGGGCACGGACAGCGGGCGGAAAGCCCGGGCTTGGGTCGAGCTAGCGGCGGGTCACGGCCACCATGGGCTCGAAGAGCGGCGTGGGATCGCCCGCTCGCCAGGCGGCCAGGACGGCGCCCGCCGGCAGGTAGCCCGGGAGGTGTCGCCAGCGCAGGAGCTCGCGCGCCTCGCCGCGGAACGGGATCTCGCGGAGGTGCGGCTCCGTCGCGATCACCACCCCGCCCGCCGAGAGGACGTCGGCCGCGGCCTGCGCGCCCCACGCCTTGTGCACCGGCCGGCCGAGCGCGAGGGTAAAGACGCCCGGCGGCGGCGGGCCGTAGAACCAGACCTCCCGTCCGTCGAGGGCGTCGCGCGCGCCCGGGGGAAGCGCGGGCGGGTTCACCGCCGGCACCACCAGCCCGGCCACCGCGGCGAGCCCGAGCCCGCCGAGCGCGGCGCCGAGGGAGACGCTCCCGCGGAGCGCCGCGGCCGCGCCGGCGAGGAGCCCCGCCGCCGCGAGCACCGCGCCGAGGCGGCCCGCCGCCGGGAGCGGGAAGCGGAGCGCGAGGAGCAGCACCACGCCCATTCCGGCGAGGACGATCCCGGTGGCGACCCGCGCCCAGCGCGGCGGCGGCGCGCGGCAGGCGAGCAGGATCGCGGCGGGGGAGCAGGCGAGCCCGTAGTGCGGCCACTTGAGCGACGGCACCGTGAAGAGGAGCAGCACGGCCGCCACCCAGAGCGCCGGGAGCAGCACCGCCGGCTCCCGCAGCCGCCGCGGGGCCGGCAGCGCGCCGAGGAAGAGGAAGGTCCAGGGCAGGAGGTAGACGAGGAAGCCGACGAGGAGGGTCGCCTCGCCGCTCCAGGTCCAGGCGTGGCGGAACCGATCGACGTTCTGCTCGACCACGAAGAACTGCCAGAAGCGGTGGCCGTGGCGCAGGAGGGAGAGGACGTACCAGGGCAGCGCCACCGCCGCGCCGAGCAGAAAGGCGAGCAGCGTGTGGCGCGAGGCGAGGAGGCGCGGGCGCCGCAGGGCGAGGAACCCGCCGGCCACGAGCAGCACCAGGACCGCGCCCACCGGCCCCTTGAGCAGGGTCGCCATCGCCGCCCCGAGCCCGCAGAGGAGGAGCTGGCGCGGCCGCTCCTCCTCCGAGGCCCGCCAGGCGCCGAGGGCCGCGACGGCGAGCGCCAGCGCCATGGGCGCGTCCATCATGGCCATGCGGCCGAACTTGAGGAAGCCGAAGGTGGTCGCGGTGAGGAGCGTGGCGGGGAGCGCCGCCCGCTCGCCGTAGAGCCGCCGCGCCAGCGCCCCGGTCGCCAGGGCGAGCGCCACCGCGCAGAGCGCCGCCGGCAGCCGCGCCGCGAAGAAGTCGCGGCCGAAGGCGCCGTAGGTGAGCCGCTCCGCCCAGTAGAGGAGCGGCGGCTTGTACCAGAACGGCGCGCCGTCCATGGTGGGCGTGAGCCACGCGCCCTCGCGGTCCATCTCGGCGCTGATCGCGAGGTAGTAGGACTCGTCGGGGTGGGTGCCGGACTCGGACGCGCCGAGCGCGGGGAGGTACAGGAGCCCGAGGAAGATGAGGATGGCGAGGCGGCGCAAGGGGCCCGGAGTCTAGTGCATCGCCGCGCCCTTGGGGCGGCTGGGACGCGGACCCCGGGGCCGCGCCGCGGCCGGAGCGCCGGGCCGTGCGCGCGCCACGGGTGCTGCGCCGCACGTCTTCCCGGCCCGGCACGCCGGCTGCACTCCCGGCCCCGCATGACGGAGAGGGAAGGGGTCGCCGGCGCGACGCAGCGCGGAGCTCGTCTGGCAACGGCCCGTGAGGTCCCGGCGCGCCCCTTCTCTCTCTGGCTGTCGCGGGCGGCGAAGGGCGCGGCCGTGGGCGGGCGCGCTGGCGTCGGGCCGGGGCCCGCCCGCGGCGCGGCGCGGCTCGCGACCGAGCGGCGGGAGGGGGCCGAGCGCGGCGCGGACGTGCTGCGCGACCGGCGGAGCGCCATGGACCTCGGGGCCGAGGCGGAGCGGGGGCGCGGGGAGCCCGGCCGCGTGGCCGAGCCGTCGCCGGCGCCGCCCGGCGAGGACCC from Anaeromyxobacter paludicola harbors:
- a CDS encoding ArnT family glycosyltransferase produces the protein MRRLAILIFLGLLYLPALGASESGTHPDESYYLAISAEMDREGAWLTPTMDGAPFWYKPPLLYWAERLTYGAFGRDFFAARLPAALCAVALALATGALARRLYGERAALPATLLTATTFGFLKFGRMAMMDAPMALALAVAALGAWRASEEERPRQLLLCGLGAAMATLLKGPVGAVLVLLVAGGFLALRRPRLLASRHTLLAFLLGAAVALPWYVLSLLRHGHRFWQFFVVEQNVDRFRHAWTWSGEATLLVGFLVYLLPWTFLFLGALPAPRRLREPAVLLPALWVAAVLLLFTVPSLKWPHYGLACSPAAILLACRAPPPRWARVATGIVLAGMGVVLLLALRFPLPAAGRLGAVLAAAGLLAGAAAALRGSVSLGAALGGLGLAAVAGLVVPAVNPPALPPGARDALDGREVWFYGPPPPGVFTLALGRPVHKAWGAQAAADVLSAGGVVIATEPHLREIPFRGEARELLRWRHLPGYLPAGAVLAAWRAGDPTPLFEPMVAVTRR